From a single Paenibacillus sp. FSL R5-0345 genomic region:
- a CDS encoding CD3324 family protein, whose amino-acid sequence MKYVNADTIFPKELLEEIQKYINGGLVYIPKPEEAHVKWGEKSGSRKYLRSRNIEICLRFAVGATVDQLSDEYCLSRDSIKKIVYTKK is encoded by the coding sequence ATGAAATATGTAAATGCTGATACGATTTTTCCAAAAGAATTATTAGAGGAAATTCAGAAATATATTAACGGTGGTTTAGTGTATATCCCAAAGCCTGAAGAAGCACATGTAAAATGGGGCGAGAAGTCAGGGAGCAGAAAATACTTAAGATCTAGAAACATTGAAATCTGTCTAAGGTTTGCTGTTGGTGCAACGGTTGATCAGCTTTCGGATGAATATTGCCTATCAAGAGACAGTATTAAGAAGATTGTTTACACAAAAAAATAG
- a CDS encoding response regulator transcription factor: MKIMLVEDDRTIASGLEYSLQQDHFETVLCYDATTAKAVLSEQLSELTLCIFDLSLPDGSGYELCKLVKAQSDIPVIFLTAIDDEVNVVMGLDMGADDYITKPFRIRELLSRIKSVLRRYNKQAQTQSMIELDNIRINTLEGKVYKNSDEVLLTALEYRLLLIFANHVGQVLSRNQLLERIWDVAGEFVNDNTLSVYIKRLREKLEDNPQEPTLIKTVRGLGYKVGD; this comes from the coding sequence ATGAAAATTATGCTTGTCGAGGACGATAGAACAATTGCGTCAGGGCTCGAATACTCATTACAACAGGATCACTTTGAAACCGTCCTATGTTATGATGCCACTACTGCAAAAGCGGTGTTATCTGAGCAGTTGTCAGAGCTCACCTTATGCATATTTGACCTCTCACTTCCGGATGGAAGCGGTTATGAATTATGCAAACTCGTGAAAGCGCAAAGTGATATACCTGTAATTTTTTTAACGGCGATTGATGATGAGGTCAATGTGGTGATGGGACTCGATATGGGGGCAGATGATTACATAACCAAGCCTTTTCGGATTCGGGAGCTGCTTTCGCGGATTAAATCGGTGTTAAGGAGATATAACAAGCAAGCACAGACCCAATCCATGATTGAATTAGACAATATACGTATTAACACACTGGAAGGTAAGGTTTATAAGAACAGCGATGAAGTGCTACTGACCGCATTAGAATATCGGTTGCTACTGATCTTTGCTAATCATGTGGGGCAAGTTCTCTCGCGAAATCAATTGCTAGAGCGGATCTGGGATGTAGCTGGAGAATTCGTGAACGATAATACATTGTCTGTTTACATAAAAAGACTTAGGGAAAAGTTAGAAGATAACCCCCAAGAACCTACACTGATCAAAACAGTGCGTGGGTTGGGTTATAAGGTTGGTGATTAG
- a CDS encoding ABC transporter permease yields the protein MNIVNKLTLRHLKQNKRRTLVTIIGVIISVAMVTAVATLGFSFMELMRKQSISTNGEWHVQYRNVTKAQLKAIEADDATKTLVISNDRGYAPLEGGQNENKPYWYIKEYNAAGFKQFPVELLEGRLPKTNYEVVISEEIAKNAKVTYKIGEALTLDVGERVTRDDKNSGQPLSQNERLRTEDDTLNEEIIHKKPMNYTIVGVIKRPTWEPTWSPGYTALSYVDESLIGAAEKTTATVVLNKVDSSIYKHAEELAKENNIESISYNNSLLRYYGVTNSDGLRNTLLSLSVIVMTVIIIGSVSLIYNAFAISVSERARHLGMLSSVGATKRQKQNSVFFEGMIIGLISIPIGILCGIAGIGITFMFINSMIQDVLGITEKLTLVVTPLSLFTACVVSILTIFISTYLPARKASKISAIDAIRQTTDVKLSGKAVKTSKFVRKLFGIEAEIGLKNLKRNKRRYQATVFSLVISIVLFLSVSSFTTNMRKSVELSQDGLNYDIQVYMGTEDAQKVDRLTKSISALPNITEYNVIRELSLSSWIDEKDMAKELQEIVEKDSSILKNGKYPYYIQIHALNEQSLRTYAESVGVSYEQLTDLNQMSAIVNDTVTFEDESAKKIIETKALHSEIGQKLDLIYTDWNTEKETKLPPVEIVALTDKRPMGVHSALVGGLNIIVSEQVFDQLTNDTMSNDIQSRLNLNSSDPLATQQAIEEMKERNVYVQNVFQNRQNSEQMIMLMSIFTYGFIALITLISIANIFNTISTSISLRKREFAMLKSVGMTPNGFNKMINYESIFYGIKSLLFGLPISIIVMYLIYRSMMSSFSYGFALPWMSILYVIVAVFIIVSSAMLYSSSKVKKENIIDALKQENI from the coding sequence GTGAATATCGTAAATAAATTAACACTTAGACATTTGAAGCAGAATAAGCGAAGAACATTAGTTACTATCATTGGAGTCATCATTTCTGTGGCTATGGTGACGGCGGTGGCAACACTTGGTTTTTCATTTATGGAATTAATGAGGAAGCAGAGTATCTCGACTAATGGAGAATGGCATGTCCAATACAGAAATGTTACTAAAGCTCAGCTTAAAGCGATAGAAGCGGATGATGCAACGAAAACACTTGTCATCTCAAATGATCGTGGGTATGCCCCTTTAGAGGGGGGACAGAATGAGAACAAGCCCTATTGGTATATCAAGGAATATAATGCAGCTGGTTTTAAACAATTTCCGGTTGAGCTTCTGGAAGGAAGACTCCCGAAGACTAACTATGAAGTAGTCATTTCTGAGGAAATCGCAAAAAATGCTAAAGTAACATACAAGATAGGTGAAGCTCTAACGCTCGATGTCGGAGAGCGAGTTACTAGGGATGATAAAAATAGTGGTCAACCCTTATCCCAAAACGAACGATTACGGACTGAAGATGACACCCTGAATGAAGAGATCATTCATAAAAAACCAATGAACTACACAATTGTGGGAGTGATAAAGCGCCCCACTTGGGAACCAACATGGTCTCCGGGTTATACTGCCCTAAGTTATGTGGATGAAAGCTTGATTGGAGCAGCCGAAAAAACTACAGCTACAGTTGTATTAAATAAGGTGGATAGCTCCATATACAAGCATGCAGAGGAATTGGCAAAAGAAAACAATATAGAGTCGATTTCTTATAATAATAGTCTGCTGCGTTATTATGGTGTGACGAATAGCGATGGTTTACGTAATACACTTCTTTCATTGTCAGTCATCGTTATGACTGTAATTATCATTGGCTCTGTTTCTTTAATCTATAATGCATTCGCGATTTCTGTCTCGGAACGTGCACGCCATTTAGGAATGCTCTCCAGCGTAGGTGCTACAAAGAGGCAGAAGCAGAATTCGGTGTTTTTTGAAGGAATGATCATCGGTTTAATTAGCATCCCTATTGGAATCCTTTGCGGAATTGCAGGAATTGGGATCACCTTTATGTTTATTAATTCGATGATTCAAGATGTACTGGGGATAACGGAAAAATTAACATTGGTTGTTACACCTCTGTCCCTATTCACCGCTTGTGTAGTTTCGATACTTACGATTTTTATATCCACTTATCTTCCAGCCAGAAAAGCTTCCAAGATTTCGGCGATTGATGCGATCAGACAAACAACCGATGTTAAGCTCTCAGGTAAAGCAGTGAAAACTTCCAAGTTCGTTCGCAAGCTGTTTGGAATCGAAGCAGAAATTGGTTTGAAGAATTTAAAGAGAAATAAACGCAGGTACCAAGCAACCGTGTTCTCACTTGTCATTAGTATTGTTCTGTTTTTATCCGTATCTTCGTTCACTACTAATATGAGAAAGTCGGTAGAACTCTCACAGGATGGTTTGAACTACGATATTCAAGTTTATATGGGGACTGAGGACGCTCAAAAAGTAGATCGGTTGACGAAATCGATATCTGCCTTACCTAATATAACGGAATATAATGTGATCAGGGAACTAAGCTTGAGTTCATGGATTGATGAAAAAGATATGGCAAAAGAATTGCAAGAGATCGTGGAGAAGGATAGCAGTATTTTAAAGAATGGGAAATATCCTTACTACATTCAGATCCATGCCCTAAATGAACAGAGTTTGAGAACCTATGCAGAATCGGTCGGTGTAAGTTATGAACAATTAACGGATCTCAATCAGATGTCAGCTATTGTGAATGATACCGTCACCTTTGAGGATGAGAGCGCCAAAAAGATTATTGAGACCAAAGCTCTTCATTCGGAAATCGGTCAGAAGCTTGATTTAATTTATACGGATTGGAACACAGAGAAAGAGACGAAATTACCACCAGTAGAAATTGTCGCATTAACTGATAAACGCCCTATGGGTGTTCATTCAGCACTAGTTGGTGGATTAAACATCATTGTCTCTGAACAAGTCTTTGATCAATTAACAAATGATACGATGAGTAACGATATACAAAGCCGACTAAACCTGAACAGCTCTGATCCATTAGCGACACAACAGGCCATTGAGGAAATGAAAGAGCGGAATGTCTATGTCCAAAATGTGTTTCAAAATAGACAAAATAGTGAGCAGATGATTATGTTAATGTCTATTTTCACCTATGGTTTTATTGCTTTGATTACATTAATATCGATTGCGAATATTTTCAATACGATATCAACTAGCATATCACTTCGTAAAAGAGAGTTTGCGATGTTGAAGTCTGTAGGGATGACGCCAAACGGTTTTAATAAAATGATTAATTATGAAAGTATCTTCTATGGGATAAAATCACTACTTTTCGGGCTTCCGATTAGCATAATCGTGATGTACTTGATCTATAGATCCATGATGAGTAGTTTCTCCTATGGATTCGCACTTCCGTGGATGAGTATCTTGTATGTCATAGTCGCTGTCTTTATCATCGTTAGCTCAGCTATGCTGTACTCCAGTTCAAAAGTGAAGAAGGAAAATATTATTGATGCTTTAAAACAGGAGAATATATAA
- a CDS encoding GNAT family N-acetyltransferase, producing MHEIPHEDYYKVKPLLQGEHIHPEILSVIEGNNPGWIFVDQITAPKSALVWSQGIEGFYLIGDHTNQAFIHALDGYVTSYIVPRMKELGMEHFEVSGQHEEWNLELIFPSRKLYPFEQMVFKLLHKPPTTQTNGIRTINLKMLDWENLDLKNIEFVHENIDLFWSSKEDFAEKGYGYAAVEGSEIMGVCYSSFVTQDTHAIGIETLPKYQKQGVGTHLATLVVEDVLANGFIPYWDCSLDNEASKKSALRLGFQQIHQYKCSAFSI from the coding sequence ATGCATGAAATACCTCATGAGGATTATTATAAAGTGAAGCCGCTACTTCAAGGAGAGCATATCCATCCCGAAATTCTCTCTGTGATTGAAGGCAATAATCCAGGTTGGATCTTTGTGGATCAAATTACAGCACCAAAGAGTGCGTTAGTATGGAGTCAGGGGATTGAAGGGTTTTATCTTATCGGCGATCACACCAATCAAGCCTTTATCCATGCATTGGATGGTTATGTAACGAGTTATATAGTACCTAGAATGAAGGAACTCGGGATGGAACATTTCGAAGTTTCTGGTCAACATGAGGAATGGAATCTTGAATTGATATTTCCTTCTAGGAAGCTATATCCTTTTGAACAGATGGTGTTCAAGTTACTTCACAAGCCGCCTACGACGCAGACTAATGGGATTAGAACTATAAATCTTAAAATGCTGGATTGGGAAAACTTAGATCTAAAGAATATAGAATTTGTACATGAAAATATTGATTTATTCTGGTCATCGAAAGAAGACTTTGCGGAAAAAGGCTACGGATATGCTGCAGTTGAGGGATCTGAAATTATGGGGGTGTGTTATTCTAGTTTTGTTACACAGGATACACACGCAATTGGAATTGAAACCCTTCCTAAATATCAGAAACAAGGAGTGGGGACACATTTAGCAACGCTAGTAGTTGAAGATGTGCTTGCCAATGGCTTTATTCCTTACTGGGATTGTTCACTGGATAATGAAGCTTCGAAAAAATCGGCACTACGACTAGGTTTTCAGCAGATACATCAATATAAGTGTAGTGCTTTTTCGATATGA
- a CDS encoding protoporphyrinogen oxidase — MRTVVVIGGGITGLSTAYYLQKSIEHNKLDVKIILVEASDRLGGKIRTLRQEDFIMESGADSIVTRKTNVAPLIEELGMQDEVVYNATGISYIYTEGKLKQIPKDAVFGIPLSIESLATTDLVSAEGKVEALKDFYTPNDKFTKNDSVGEFLEAFLGKELVEKQISPVLSGVYSGKLSELTIASTLPYLIDYKNEYGSIIQGLSANKAKFQGNGDKKFMSFKGGVSALIDAMEEQLSDVEIIKGIRAERIAKDGERYRVTLADGRILDSDFAVLGTMHSTAQALLQDEVLDEDFNQLFNSSMISVYLGFDIPDSQLPANGTGFITANSDDVLCNACTWTSRKWEHTSGQQRLLVRLFYKSSGPHYESLIKLSEEELLQVALKDIQTSLGITGQPVTYDVTKWHDVMPNYHMRHHEIVVSLEKKIADHYPNVILAGCSYYGVGIPDCIANGEKTAKRILEELTSN, encoded by the coding sequence TTGAGAACGGTCGTCGTGATTGGCGGGGGAATTACTGGATTGTCTACCGCTTACTATTTACAGAAATCTATAGAGCATAACAAGCTAGATGTAAAAATCATTTTGGTTGAAGCCAGCGATAGACTGGGCGGAAAAATCAGAACACTGCGACAGGAAGATTTCATTATGGAATCAGGTGCAGATTCTATTGTTACTCGCAAAACGAATGTTGCCCCATTAATTGAAGAACTTGGCATGCAAGATGAGGTCGTATATAACGCGACAGGAATATCATATATCTATACAGAAGGAAAGCTTAAGCAAATTCCTAAGGATGCAGTCTTTGGCATCCCTCTAAGTATTGAATCGCTTGCTACAACAGATCTGGTCTCTGCTGAAGGTAAAGTTGAAGCACTTAAAGATTTCTACACTCCGAATGATAAGTTTACGAAAAATGATTCCGTGGGTGAATTTCTAGAAGCTTTCCTAGGAAAAGAGCTGGTCGAAAAGCAAATATCACCTGTCCTTTCAGGTGTATATTCCGGGAAATTGAGTGAACTTACCATTGCCTCGACCCTTCCTTATTTGATTGATTATAAAAATGAATATGGAAGTATTATTCAGGGATTGTCCGCGAATAAGGCTAAATTCCAGGGGAACGGCGATAAGAAGTTTATGTCTTTTAAGGGTGGCGTATCTGCTCTGATCGATGCCATGGAAGAACAGCTGTCCGATGTAGAGATCATCAAAGGGATTCGTGCCGAGCGCATTGCAAAGGATGGAGAACGGTACCGTGTAACACTGGCAGATGGACGAATCTTGGACAGCGATTTTGCCGTACTTGGAACAATGCATTCTACTGCACAAGCATTACTTCAAGATGAAGTGCTGGATGAAGATTTTAATCAGTTGTTTAACAGCTCTATGATTAGTGTGTATCTAGGATTTGATATCCCTGATAGTCAGCTGCCAGCGAACGGTACAGGGTTTATTACCGCCAACAGTGATGATGTTCTATGTAATGCTTGTACATGGACAAGTCGCAAGTGGGAGCACACATCTGGACAACAACGTCTGCTCGTCAGACTGTTTTATAAGAGCTCAGGACCGCATTATGAGTCCTTGATTAAGCTCTCAGAAGAGGAATTATTACAGGTGGCGTTGAAAGATATACAGACCAGTCTTGGGATTACTGGACAGCCAGTAACCTACGACGTGACCAAATGGCATGATGTTATGCCAAATTACCACATGCGCCATCATGAGATTGTAGTATCCTTAGAGAAGAAGATTGCAGATCATTATCCTAACGTAATCCTTGCCGGATGCTCTTATTATGGTGTGGGTATTCCAGATTGTATTGCTAATGGAGAGAAGACAGCCAAGCGCATTTTGGAGGAACTGACTTCAAATTGA
- a CDS encoding ABC transporter ATP-binding protein: protein MDILKIEHLSKTYGKGETAVKALDDVSFSIKKGEFVAIIGPSGSGKSTILHLLGGVDRPTSGKVFVDNTDIYELNETQLAIFRRRQIGLIYQFYNLIPVLTVEENITLPLLLDQHKVDKKQFADTVKALNLENRLNHLPNQLSGGQQQRVSIGRALISNPAIMLADEPTGNLDSKNSGEIIDLLKMFNKTYNQTLIVITHDERIALQADRVITIEDGRIAKDEVIRP, encoded by the coding sequence ATGGACATTTTAAAGATTGAACATCTGTCTAAAACATATGGAAAAGGCGAAACAGCGGTAAAAGCACTGGATGATGTATCTTTTTCGATTAAAAAAGGGGAATTCGTAGCGATTATCGGGCCTTCAGGCTCCGGGAAATCGACCATTCTGCACTTATTAGGCGGAGTGGATAGACCGACAAGCGGCAAAGTATTCGTAGATAACACGGATATTTATGAATTGAATGAAACACAGCTGGCGATTTTTAGACGCAGACAAATTGGGCTGATTTATCAATTCTATAATCTTATACCGGTGCTAACGGTCGAAGAGAACATCACACTCCCTTTACTGCTTGATCAGCACAAGGTAGATAAGAAACAATTTGCGGATACCGTAAAGGCGTTAAATTTGGAAAATCGCTTAAACCATCTCCCGAATCAGCTCTCAGGTGGGCAACAACAGCGGGTTTCGATAGGCAGAGCGTTAATTAGTAATCCTGCAATCATGTTAGCGGATGAGCCAACCGGTAATCTGGATAGTAAGAACAGTGGTGAAATTATAGATTTATTAAAAATGTTTAATAAAACCTATAATCAAACACTGATTGTCATTACTCATGATGAACGGATTGCATTACAAGCGGATAGAGTAATTACCATTGAAGATGGAAGGATCGCCAAAGATGAGGTGATTCGTCCGTGA
- a CDS encoding sensor histidine kinase, producing MLRNKEIRWLLLTMCLISLVAAAVAAFISLEALGITAVTSALLIGCSLVFTRWRYGEIEKLSGYLRQISSGNYTLDVRDNQEGELSILKNDIYKVTLMLSEQSAQLQEDKLKLTNAISDISHQLKTPLTSMTVMADLLSDPELHVEKRMEFTRKITVQLERIGWLVSSLLKFSKIDAGTIHFKKDQVQVKKLVQKSLEPMLIPMDIKEQRILIDGEDSITYAGDLNWTTEAIINILKNCVEHTPAGGEISISFAENALFTEIIITDNGKGIPKAELPYIFKRFYKGKNASEDSIGIGLALAQSIITGQNGTIDVKSEVGKGTQFQIKFYKQVI from the coding sequence GTGCTTCGTAATAAAGAAATCAGATGGTTATTGTTGACGATGTGCTTGATCAGTCTTGTGGCCGCAGCCGTAGCAGCATTTATATCACTGGAGGCGTTGGGAATCACAGCTGTGACTTCGGCTTTGCTGATAGGCTGCAGTTTAGTATTTACTCGCTGGAGATACGGTGAAATTGAAAAGCTCTCTGGATATCTGCGTCAAATCAGTAGTGGGAATTATACGCTTGATGTTCGTGATAATCAGGAAGGTGAGCTTAGTATCCTGAAGAATGACATTTACAAAGTGACGTTAATGTTATCCGAGCAGAGCGCGCAATTACAAGAAGATAAACTGAAACTCACGAATGCGATTTCGGATATCTCTCATCAGCTCAAAACCCCGCTTACCTCCATGACTGTGATGGCCGATTTATTAAGTGACCCGGAGCTGCATGTGGAGAAAAGAATGGAATTCACACGGAAGATTACTGTTCAACTCGAACGAATTGGATGGTTAGTTTCCTCATTATTAAAGTTCTCCAAGATCGATGCTGGAACTATTCATTTTAAAAAAGATCAAGTTCAAGTGAAGAAGCTAGTTCAAAAATCTTTGGAGCCCATGTTAATTCCAATGGATATTAAAGAACAACGGATCCTGATTGATGGAGAAGATAGCATCACATATGCGGGCGATCTCAATTGGACAACTGAGGCGATCATTAATATTCTGAAAAACTGTGTAGAGCACACACCTGCTGGGGGAGAAATTTCGATTTCTTTTGCAGAAAATGCACTGTTTACGGAAATTATCATTACAGATAACGGCAAAGGAATCCCAAAGGCAGAGCTCCCCTATATCTTCAAACGATTCTATAAAGGTAAGAATGCAAGCGAAGATAGTATAGGGATAGGACTTGCCCTAGCACAAAGCATTATCACAGGCCAAAACGGAACGATCGATGTGAAGAGTGAAGTAGGAAAAGGTACACAATTTCAGATTAAATTTTATAAGCAAGTTATTTAG